The Candidatus Binataceae bacterium region CCCAAGGCGCAGGTCCGAGAGCGAATACTGCGCGACCATCATGGTGAGATAGAACTGGCCGTATGCAGACCCGAACTCTCCACAAACCAGGCAGAGATAAATCGCCGCCATCTTGAGGAGGCTCGGACCGGACGCGCCGAACAGCGCCGTCAGCCATGCCGGCGGCGGCACCCGCCGATGGGCCAGGAATAGATCGATGATCAGCTGAATTATATAAGGCTGCGCCAGCGCGAATGCGGAGTTGAGCGGCATCAGCAGAACCGACAGAAAAAACACTCCGCGATATGGGCGCACGTAGGTCCAGATGAACTTCACGAGCGCGACATCGCGCGGCCGGCGGCCGGTTTGTTCCTGCTTAAGCTGCATGCCTAGTAACTGGAGAGTTCCTCCTCGAGCAGCTGACGGCGGAACAACTCGGCGTAGATTCCATGCCGCGCCATCAGTTCCTGGTGAGTTCCGCGCTCGGCTATTTGGCCATCTTCCAGCACAACGATCTGGTCGGCGTCGCGCACCGTCGAGGCACGATGCGCGACCACGATACTGGTATGGTCGCGCACGCTGGCTTCCAGGTTTTCCAGTACCGCCCGCTCGGTCTCCGTGTCGACGCTGGAAAGGGCATCGTCCAAAACCACCACATTTGATCGATAGTTCAACAGACGCGCGATGGTGGCGCGCTGCTTCTGCCCGCCCGACAGCGCCATCCCGCGCTCGCCCACGATCGTGTCGAGGCCATGTGGAAGTGTGGCGATATCAGGTCCGAGTCCTGCGATGTTGGCGGCCCATTCGATGGCGTCCCTCTTCGCATCGGGCTCCCCGAAGGCGATATTTCGCGCGAGCGTGTCCGAGAACAGCATCGCCTCTTGCGGCACCACGCCAATCGTCTTGCGCAGCGAGTGTAGGGGCACTTCGCGAATGTCACGGCCGTCAAGGAGTATCCTGCCCTCGGTGGGCTCGATCAGGCGCGAGAGCAGCTTGACCATCGTGGATTTGCCCGAGCCGGTCCGACCGACGATCGCCAGCTTGCTACCCGCGGGCACTCGAACCTGGATGTCGCGCAGTGCGTACGGGCGATGGCCGTTCGAAGACGGATCTTCGCGCCCAAAGTAGCTGAAGGAGACGTGGTCCCATTCAATTGCGCCAGCTACCTCTAACCGCTCTTCCCCCTGATCGAGCGCCCCCGGTTGTGGCGGCGCCCAGAACACCTCATCGAGGCGTTTCATCGCGGCCCTGGCCCGCTGATAAATCGAGATCATCCATCCCAGCGAAGTGACGGGCCATGCCATGTAGCCCAGGTAGCCCATGAAGGAAACCAGGTCGCCGATGCGTAGGGTTCCCTGGGTTACCAGCAGTCCACCGTAGGTGAGCACGATCATCACGGCCGCCGCCGAGGTCCCGCGAATCATGGGGACCATGGCACCGCGCAATCGCGCGAGCGCCAATCCCAACTCGTTGTATTCGTCGTTGGCAATTCGAAAGAGTCCAGCCTCATGGTCCTCGAGCGAGTAGGCCTTCACGACGTGGATGCCAGCCAGTGCTTCCTGGACCTTGGCCTCGATCAAGCCCAGGCCCTCCTGGACCTTCAAATTGCGCTGCATCAGCGCTCGCGACAGGCGTTTGATTCCGTAAATCAGCAGAAGGTAAGGGGCCAGCGAGGCGGCAGTTAGTTTGGTGTTGACCCCGAGCATGAAGACGAGCGCGAACACGAAGGTACCCGGCGCATCGATGAACGTGATGAACCCCATGCCGACCAGCATGCGGATCGCGTTGAGGTCGTTGACCATGCGCGACATCAAATCGCCGACCTTATTGCGCTCATAGAAATCCGGCCCGAGCCGGGTCAGATGTTCAAAAAGGTCGTTGCGCAGGTCGTACTCGATGTCGCGGCCGGTGTTGAAGATGACGAAACGCGAAACCCATCGCGCGGTTCCTCCCACCAGTGCCACCGCGATCATCATCAACACGATGCGACCCAGCGTTTCTTCGGCCGGCAACCCCATGCGCGCGAGTGCGCCAAAGGTCTGCGGATGGTGAGCCTGGATGGTGTTGATGGCAGCACCACTTAGATATGAGACGCTCATGCCGCATGCGGAAGCGATCAGGGTGCTGACCATCCCGAACGCGTACCAATTCCAGTAGCGGCCGATGTAGCTGAACAAGCGTTTCATTCGCGTTTTGGAATCTAAATTAGCAGGAATGACCTGCCAGAGAAGTGGGCGCGCGGCGCCCCGGCGGTCAGTGGTCGCCCAGTCCGGGTCAACGCGGACGCTGCGTTTTCAGGCGCCGCTCGTACAACTTCGCGTATTTGAGAAAAACGTAAAACGCGGAGGTGGCCGCGGCATAGAAGCCGCGGATCCCATCGAGAAATCCGCGGCGCACAACATAGAAGACGAAGAATCGCGCTACCGGATTGACTACCATTTTGAGCGGCGTGAACCGAGTGGGTTCGTGTTCCGCTGCGGCGCGAGAACTGAAGCGGTTCATCGTGGTGACGTGGTCGGTGATGTCGCGATAGCTGAAATGCAGGATACGCCCGCGCAGTTTTGTGACCTTGCCGTCGACTACGACCTTGTCGTGAGGATCGCGGCCACCGATGTGCCCGCGCTCGCGGCGGAACAGGCGCACCGGGGTATCGGGTTCGATTCCGCGTAGGTCGTAGCCGCCGAGATGAAAGAGCATTCGCTGGATGCGATAGCCCTCCGCCGCCGACGCTGAGCCGGTTTCACGCAGAATCTCCGCGCCGAGATCGTGAGTTGCCTGCTCGTCCGCGTCCATCAGCAATACCCAGTCTCCAGTCGCGTGGTCGAGCGCCATCTGCTTCTGCATGACGTAGTTGGTAAACTCGTGTTGGAAGACCCGCGCGCCGCATTTTCGTGCTATCTCCACAGTCCGGTCGGTGGAGAAGGAATCCACGACGATCTTTTCCTCGCAGAACCAGGCGCTCTTGAGACACTGTCCGATTAGTTCTTCCTCATTCTTGGTGATTGTTATGAGGGAGATTTTCGGGCGCGCGTCCATCGATCGAGCTTGGAAAGACTTTAGCGTACCCGCTGCTGCGCTCGGCAATCACAGACATGGCAACGGCGCAGCTTCGCTGCGGAGCAGGACGGAAAAAGCCGCGACCTCGGCTGGGCTTGGAGCGCGTAGGACCCGGTTGGAGACCATCGCGGACCGGGACAGCTCACGGTGCGTGTTCCACCTCCTGCATCACCCGCGTGGCAATCGCGTCGAACGCGGCGCTTACCGGGTGACGCGGGTTGCTTGCAACCAGCGGGTTGGACCGGTCGCCTCCTTCGCGTAGCTCGCGGACAATCGGCAGTTCGCCGAGAAAAGGTACCCCCAACTCGGACGCGTAGCGCGCACCGCCACCGTGCGAGAAAATCTCGTGGCGATGCCCGCATTTCCGACACTGGTAGTAGCTCATGTTTTCGACCACGCCGAGGACCGGTACGTTAACCTCGCGGAACATCTCC contains the following coding sequences:
- a CDS encoding ABC transporter ATP-binding protein, translating into MKRLFSYIGRYWNWYAFGMVSTLIASACGMSVSYLSGAAINTIQAHHPQTFGALARMGLPAEETLGRIVLMMIAVALVGGTARWVSRFVIFNTGRDIEYDLRNDLFEHLTRLGPDFYERNKVGDLMSRMVNDLNAIRMLVGMGFITFIDAPGTFVFALVFMLGVNTKLTAASLAPYLLLIYGIKRLSRALMQRNLKVQEGLGLIEAKVQEALAGIHVVKAYSLEDHEAGLFRIANDEYNELGLALARLRGAMVPMIRGTSAAAVMIVLTYGGLLVTQGTLRIGDLVSFMGYLGYMAWPVTSLGWMISIYQRARAAMKRLDEVFWAPPQPGALDQGEERLEVAGAIEWDHVSFSYFGREDPSSNGHRPYALRDIQVRVPAGSKLAIVGRTGSGKSTMVKLLSRLIEPTEGRILLDGRDIREVPLHSLRKTIGVVPQEAMLFSDTLARNIAFGEPDAKRDAIEWAANIAGLGPDIATLPHGLDTIVGERGMALSGGQKQRATIARLLNYRSNVVVLDDALSSVDTETERAVLENLEASVRDHTSIVVAHRASTVRDADQIVVLEDGQIAERGTHQELMARHGIYAELFRRQLLEEELSSY
- a CDS encoding glycosyltransferase family 2 protein, producing the protein MDARPKISLITITKNEEELIGQCLKSAWFCEEKIVVDSFSTDRTVEIARKCGARVFQHEFTNYVMQKQMALDHATGDWVLLMDADEQATHDLGAEILRETGSASAAEGYRIQRMLFHLGGYDLRGIEPDTPVRLFRRERGHIGGRDPHDKVVVDGKVTKLRGRILHFSYRDITDHVTTMNRFSSRAAAEHEPTRFTPLKMVVNPVARFFVFYVVRRGFLDGIRGFYAAATSAFYVFLKYAKLYERRLKTQRPR